In a single window of the Limnochorda sp. L945t genome:
- a CDS encoding ABC-2 transporter permease, whose protein sequence is MAVYYVFKREWKHYLVSPLAYAAGVVFLAISGYFFSVILLATRVADMRPYFLNLGVILLFVTPLITMRLLSEERQNHTDELLMTLPATPAQLVLGKYLAAVALYAALLAVTGIYPAILFWLSRPVPGPLITSYVGALLLGATFLAVGVFTSSLTDSQMVAGLLCFGLLLLLWVINWLSFATSGTVADVARSLAIFERFDDFTKGLLDLSHVLFYLSAIFVMLFLSVRSLERRTWM, encoded by the coding sequence ATGGCCGTCTACTACGTGTTCAAGCGCGAGTGGAAGCATTACCTCGTCTCTCCGCTGGCGTACGCGGCCGGCGTCGTGTTCCTTGCGATTTCGGGCTACTTCTTTTCCGTCATTCTCCTGGCGACGCGGGTCGCGGACATGCGTCCGTACTTCCTCAACCTGGGCGTCATCCTGCTCTTCGTCACGCCTCTCATCACCATGCGTCTTCTCTCCGAGGAGCGGCAAAACCACACCGACGAACTCCTGATGACCCTCCCGGCGACCCCGGCTCAGCTCGTGCTGGGCAAGTACCTTGCCGCCGTGGCGCTCTACGCCGCCCTGCTGGCGGTCACGGGCATCTACCCGGCCATCCTCTTCTGGCTCTCCCGGCCCGTACCCGGCCCGCTCATCACGTCGTACGTGGGGGCCCTGTTGCTGGGGGCGACGTTCCTGGCGGTCGGGGTCTTCACGTCGTCCCTGACCGACAGCCAGATGGTGGCCGGACTGCTCTGCTTCGGGCTGCTGCTGTTGTTGTGGGTGATCAACTGGCTTTCGTTCGCGACGAGCGGCACGGTGGCCGACGTGGCACGGTCTCTGGCCATCTTCGAGCGGTTCGACGATTTCACCAAGGGCCTGCTGGATCTCTCGCACGTGCTGTTTTACTTGAGCGCGATCTTCGTGATGCTGTTCCTCAGCGTCCGCAGCCTGGAGCGGCGGACGTGGATGTGA
- a CDS encoding DUF3243 domain-containing protein, translating into MAPEQSWYEWKSWLAQAVEAGREVGMRSGELVKNAERIGDFLARHVDPANPQQRLLQELWSVADEGEQRAIASALVKLVDQADRKGERDGGREGHGRLTLS; encoded by the coding sequence GTGGCACCGGAGCAGTCGTGGTACGAGTGGAAAAGCTGGCTTGCCCAGGCGGTGGAGGCCGGCCGGGAGGTCGGCATGCGCTCGGGCGAACTGGTCAAGAACGCCGAGCGGATCGGGGACTTCCTCGCCCGGCACGTGGATCCGGCCAACCCGCAACAGCGCCTGCTCCAGGAACTGTGGAGCGTCGCGGACGAGGGCGAGCAGCGCGCCATCGCCTCGGCCCTGGTGAAGCTGGTCGACCAGGCCGACCGCAAGGGAGAGCGAGACGGTGGCCGGGAGGGCCATGGCCGCCTGACCCTGAGTTGA
- a CDS encoding enoyl-ACP reductase FabI: MSLLDGKIALVLGVANQRSIAWGITKALAAEGARVILTYQNERLRENVQELARTLDAPTYECDVSVDEAIARLMQQVKDEHGALHVLVHSVAFAPKEALEGRYVDTGREAFRTALDVSCYSLVALAHSAEPLMAASGGGSILTMTYYGSEKVMPGYNVMGVAKAALEASVRYLAYELGPSGIRVNAISAGPLNTLAARGVSGFTEMRRFHAERAPLRRNIEVDEVAKTAAFLSSPSASGITGEVVYVDAGYHIMGL; this comes from the coding sequence TTGAGTCTGCTGGACGGCAAGATCGCCCTGGTGCTGGGGGTGGCCAACCAGCGCAGCATCGCCTGGGGCATCACGAAAGCCCTGGCGGCGGAGGGCGCCCGGGTCATCCTCACGTACCAGAACGAACGGCTCCGGGAGAACGTGCAGGAGCTGGCTCGCACCCTCGACGCGCCCACGTACGAGTGCGACGTGAGTGTGGACGAGGCCATCGCCCGGCTGATGCAGCAGGTCAAGGACGAGCACGGGGCGCTGCACGTCCTGGTGCACAGCGTTGCCTTCGCCCCGAAGGAAGCCCTGGAGGGGCGCTACGTCGATACGGGAAGAGAAGCGTTCCGGACGGCGCTCGACGTGAGCTGTTACTCGCTCGTCGCGCTGGCCCATTCCGCCGAGCCTCTGATGGCCGCTTCCGGCGGGGGCAGCATCCTGACCATGACCTACTACGGCTCGGAGAAGGTCATGCCCGGATACAACGTCATGGGCGTGGCCAAGGCGGCGCTGGAGGCCTCGGTGCGGTACCTCGCGTACGAGCTCGGCCCGTCGGGCATCCGGGTCAACGCCATCTCGGCCGGCCCGCTCAACACCCTGGCGGCCCGGGGAGTCTCTGGCTTCACCGAGATGCGCCGGTTCCACGCGGAAAGGGCGCCCCTTCGCCGCAACATCGAAGTGGACGAGGTGGCGAAAACCGCCGCCTTCCTCTCGAGCCCTTCGGCGAGCGGCATCACCGGCGAGGTGGTATACGTCGACGCCGGCTACCACATCATGGGCCTGTGA
- a CDS encoding potassium/proton antiporter, whose translation MAFDTYEALRSTPIDRILLAASVLVGLSLVFARAAGRLGVPALALFLVVGMLAGSDGPGGIYFDDPWLAQFLGVSALTVILFAGGLDTDWHQVRPVLWPAVALSTAGVALTAALVGLFAAGALGFGLREGLLMGAVISSTDTAAVFMVLRSKKVALRGRLAPLLELESGSNDPMAVFLTTALVQVIMAPGTSPVRLAASFVVQMALGGALGYGLGRAGLLLLHRMRFEQEALYPLLAVTLAVFVYALVAIVGGSGFLAVYVAGLVIGNSGLPYRRFLMRFSDSLAWLGQIVMFLTLGLLVFPREVANVIGPGLALATFLMFVARPVAVLGIVPLFGMRWREALLAAWVGLRGAVPIILATVPTLAGVAGARTIFNVVFFVVLTSALVQGTSVPYVARWLGVAATERVPRRSPLELVPNEAMDSELLELAVPLESPLAGKPVAQLGLPKETLIVMLSRNGQYRVPTGSTRVEAGDMLFILGPRAVLDEVRSRFTVASEPERQGH comes from the coding sequence ATGGCGTTCGACACTTACGAGGCCCTAAGATCGACTCCCATCGACCGAATCTTGCTGGCCGCTTCCGTGCTCGTCGGGCTCAGCCTGGTGTTCGCCCGGGCTGCCGGACGGCTGGGCGTTCCGGCCCTCGCGCTGTTTCTCGTCGTGGGCATGCTGGCCGGATCTGATGGACCCGGTGGGATCTACTTCGACGATCCCTGGCTAGCCCAGTTCCTCGGGGTTAGCGCCCTGACCGTCATCCTGTTCGCCGGAGGGCTGGACACGGACTGGCACCAGGTGCGGCCCGTGCTGTGGCCAGCCGTGGCGCTCTCGACGGCAGGAGTGGCCCTGACCGCGGCGCTGGTGGGCCTCTTCGCGGCGGGTGCCCTGGGTTTCGGCCTGCGGGAGGGGCTCCTAATGGGAGCGGTCATCTCCTCCACCGACACGGCTGCGGTCTTTATGGTGCTCAGATCCAAGAAGGTCGCGCTCCGGGGGCGCCTGGCTCCCTTACTCGAGCTGGAGTCGGGCAGCAACGACCCAATGGCCGTCTTTCTCACCACGGCCCTCGTTCAGGTGATCATGGCGCCCGGCACGTCCCCCGTGCGCCTCGCGGCATCCTTCGTGGTACAGATGGCTCTCGGCGGGGCCCTCGGGTATGGGCTGGGAAGGGCTGGCCTGTTGTTGCTGCACCGGATGCGCTTCGAACAGGAAGCGTTGTATCCCCTGCTGGCCGTGACCCTCGCGGTCTTCGTTTACGCCCTCGTCGCCATCGTTGGGGGCAGCGGCTTTCTGGCGGTCTACGTCGCAGGCCTCGTGATCGGCAACTCCGGGCTTCCATACCGGCGCTTCCTGATGCGCTTCAGCGATTCGCTCGCGTGGCTCGGGCAGATCGTCATGTTCTTGACCCTGGGGCTTCTCGTTTTTCCCCGAGAGGTCGCGAACGTGATAGGACCGGGCCTGGCGCTGGCGACGTTCCTGATGTTCGTGGCTCGGCCAGTGGCGGTGCTGGGGATCGTCCCGCTGTTCGGAATGCGCTGGCGCGAGGCGCTGCTCGCGGCTTGGGTAGGTTTGAGGGGAGCGGTCCCCATCATTCTGGCTACGGTGCCCACGTTGGCGGGGGTTGCGGGCGCGCGGACCATCTTCAACGTGGTCTTTTTCGTGGTGTTGACGTCGGCACTTGTGCAAGGCACGTCCGTTCCGTACGTTGCCCGGTGGCTCGGGGTGGCGGCAACGGAACGCGTCCCACGGCGTTCGCCGCTGGAGCTGGTACCCAATGAAGCCATGGACAGCGAGCTTCTGGAACTGGCCGTCCCGCTGGAGTCTCCCCTGGCAGGAAAGCCCGTGGCGCAACTCGGACTCCCGAAGGAAACGCTCATTGTCATGCTCAGCCGAAATGGGCAGTACCGGGTACCGACCGGAAGCACGAGGGTTGAGGCTGGCGACATGCTGTTCATTCTAGGCCCACGCGCCGTTCTGGATGAGGTGCGGTCTCGCTTCACGGTTGCATCCGAACCGGAGCGCCAGGGCCATTGA
- a CDS encoding ABC transporter ATP-binding protein, whose protein sequence is MIELVGVGKQFGRRWAVQDLTCSVEQGEVLGFLGPNGAGKTTTMRMVTGYMPPTTGSVRVAGIDALDDPVRLKRRVGYLPETPPIYGEMTVRGFLHFVAEMRGVPRHRRRRHVDHVMEQVGVADVAGRLAGRLSRGYRQRVGLAAALVGDPPVLVLDEPTSGMDPQQIVEMRRLIKDLAGRHTVLLSSHILPEVASTCQRVLIINRGRLIAQDSPQKLSLRLRQGQRLRLEVRGEPARVEAALSEVPGVQDVHLASGDGEWARDRVRVELQLATDESGASGGGTDPREAIFFAMARHGLPILEMRSMDLSLEEVFMQLVTHENLAGPDAQAPGTAQPGR, encoded by the coding sequence TTGATCGAGCTCGTCGGCGTTGGCAAGCAGTTCGGCCGGCGCTGGGCCGTGCAGGACCTCACCTGTTCGGTGGAGCAGGGCGAGGTCCTTGGCTTTTTGGGGCCCAACGGCGCCGGCAAGACCACGACGATGCGCATGGTGACGGGGTACATGCCCCCTACGACGGGCAGCGTCCGCGTCGCGGGTATCGATGCCCTCGACGACCCCGTCCGGCTCAAGCGGCGCGTCGGGTACCTGCCCGAGACCCCGCCGATCTACGGGGAGATGACGGTGCGAGGCTTCCTGCACTTCGTCGCGGAAATGCGCGGGGTGCCCCGACATCGCCGCCGGCGGCATGTCGATCACGTCATGGAGCAGGTCGGGGTAGCGGACGTAGCCGGCAGGCTGGCCGGGAGGCTCTCCCGGGGCTACCGGCAGCGGGTCGGGCTTGCAGCGGCGCTGGTAGGGGATCCTCCGGTCCTGGTGTTGGACGAGCCTACGTCGGGCATGGATCCCCAGCAGATCGTGGAGATGCGCCGCCTCATCAAAGACCTGGCAGGACGCCACACGGTGCTGCTGAGCTCCCACATCCTCCCGGAGGTCGCCAGCACGTGCCAGCGAGTCCTGATCATCAACAGGGGCCGGCTCATTGCCCAGGATTCGCCCCAGAAGCTTTCGTTGCGCCTCCGCCAGGGCCAGCGGCTGCGTCTGGAAGTCCGGGGAGAGCCCGCCCGGGTCGAGGCAGCGTTGTCCGAGGTGCCGGGAGTGCAGGACGTGCACCTCGCCTCTGGGGACGGCGAGTGGGCCCGGGATCGGGTGCGGGTCGAGTTGCAGCTGGCTACCGATGAAAGCGGAGCCTCCGGCGGCGGGACCGACCCCCGAGAGGCCATTTTCTTCGCGATGGCGCGCCACGGGCTGCCCATCCTGGAGATGCGCAGCATGGACCTCTCCCTCGAAGAGGTCTTCATGCAGCTGGTCACCCACGAAAACCTCGCCGGGCCTGACGCACAGGCACCCGGTACGGCGCAGCCCGGCCGTTGA
- a CDS encoding DUF4340 domain-containing protein — protein sequence MKRYYFTAAAGVLFLGLLGYVLWSGGTAGKPVTGRIILKVEPQEVESLTIRHDGQVAAVLRKVGERWEIERPRRVRASQEAVQSLLDQVASLEARRVIAEKAEDLSAYGLEPPRAELIMTEAGGTERRLLVGNETPVSSGAPAYYAREGGGVAVYTIDAYLAEQLTGSWDQFRDRTLVALSADEVQAVVVRKGRRSVEARRAGDSTTPEGQRWRLVEPLQAPGDSDAIESVLRDLQFSRISKFVSDDPSPGQLGAWGLKEPEATVELSGGDGTGNASRLTVVLIGGTAPDQERYVQVQGAPSVYTVPESDVKSLLEASADGWIRRQVVGLSRNDLQRLSVQMSGRPGPLTLEKDSRGRWVLQPGGRSVDQQEADSLLDALVGLRGDRVEVASRVAVSPGGNAPTGAGAPVTMEITVAGNDRIPVTRLVMPVVSEGAGAGKGSQVEVHVEQGEDRLTYFMPASSLQEVERIIAQWTAPPSTQGTASSER from the coding sequence GTGAAGCGCTACTACTTCACCGCCGCTGCGGGCGTGCTGTTCCTGGGATTGCTCGGATACGTGCTCTGGAGCGGCGGTACGGCCGGAAAGCCCGTGACGGGCAGGATCATCTTGAAGGTCGAGCCGCAAGAGGTCGAGTCGCTCACCATCCGCCACGACGGTCAGGTGGCCGCAGTGCTGCGTAAAGTGGGGGAGCGGTGGGAGATCGAGCGGCCCCGCCGGGTCCGGGCGAGCCAGGAAGCGGTCCAGTCCCTGCTCGACCAGGTGGCATCCCTCGAGGCTCGGCGGGTCATCGCCGAGAAGGCGGAGGACCTGTCGGCCTACGGTCTCGAACCGCCACGCGCCGAACTGATCATGACCGAGGCCGGTGGGACGGAGCGGCGGCTCTTGGTGGGCAACGAGACTCCGGTCTCGAGCGGGGCTCCGGCCTACTACGCCCGGGAGGGCGGGGGAGTTGCCGTCTACACCATCGACGCTTACCTGGCCGAGCAACTCACGGGGTCGTGGGACCAGTTCCGGGACAGGACCCTGGTGGCGCTGAGCGCCGACGAGGTGCAAGCCGTGGTCGTGCGCAAAGGCCGGCGCAGCGTCGAGGCGCGCCGCGCCGGCGACTCTACGACGCCTGAGGGACAGCGCTGGCGACTGGTGGAGCCGCTGCAGGCGCCCGGTGACAGCGACGCCATCGAGTCCGTGCTGCGGGATCTGCAATTCAGCCGCATCTCCAAGTTCGTGAGCGACGACCCCTCCCCCGGCCAGCTCGGTGCCTGGGGGCTGAAGGAGCCCGAGGCGACGGTGGAGCTGTCGGGAGGTGACGGGACGGGGAACGCGTCCCGCCTCACGGTCGTGCTGATCGGGGGGACCGCCCCTGACCAGGAGCGCTACGTCCAGGTCCAGGGCGCACCTTCCGTGTATACCGTGCCGGAGAGCGACGTCAAGTCGCTGCTCGAGGCGTCGGCGGACGGCTGGATCCGGCGCCAGGTCGTGGGCCTCTCTCGCAACGACCTCCAGCGGCTATCGGTGCAGATGAGCGGGAGACCCGGGCCCCTGACGCTGGAGAAGGATAGCAGGGGACGCTGGGTGCTGCAACCCGGAGGGCGATCGGTCGACCAGCAGGAGGCCGACTCGCTCCTGGATGCCCTGGTAGGCTTGCGCGGGGACCGGGTCGAGGTGGCCAGCAGGGTTGCGGTCTCCCCGGGTGGAAATGCCCCTACCGGCGCAGGGGCCCCGGTGACGATGGAGATCACGGTCGCCGGCAACGACCGGATCCCCGTGACGCGTCTCGTGATGCCTGTGGTGAGCGAGGGCGCTGGGGCCGGCAAGGGGTCTCAGGTCGAGGTCCACGTGGAGCAGGGCGAGGATCGCCTGACGTACTTCATGCCCGCGTCCTCGCTCCAGGAAGTGGAGCGTATCATCGCCCAATGGACAGCGCCCCCGTCGACCCAGGGGACCGCATCCAGCGAACGCTAG
- a CDS encoding polysaccharide deacetylase family protein, producing the protein MISWMVAASGAVAGTWAIYCLGAQAYHGGLERGVIYRGPVSSRAVALTFDDGPLPGSTDRIAAILEQAGARGTFFFLAQQVEQHPDLARRIATAGHEIAVHGLTHRHLWLQGPRETQRQLQEAKAIIEAVTGRVPRFYRPPWGHFNLAVVPVARLLGLRVVVWSAAPPDYRPPLVAQELQRHMERALRPGAIVDLHDGGPPGRSRALVEALPAVLEKSAELGLPCVSLGEMLDGAR; encoded by the coding sequence GTGATCTCGTGGATGGTGGCGGCCTCCGGCGCCGTTGCAGGGACGTGGGCCATCTACTGCCTGGGGGCCCAGGCTTACCACGGGGGGCTCGAGCGGGGGGTCATCTACCGGGGGCCCGTGTCCAGCCGGGCGGTGGCGCTGACCTTCGATGACGGGCCGCTGCCCGGCTCGACGGACCGGATCGCGGCGATCCTGGAGCAGGCGGGAGCGCGCGGTACCTTCTTCTTCCTGGCGCAGCAGGTCGAGCAGCATCCGGATCTCGCCCGCCGGATCGCGACCGCCGGGCACGAGATCGCGGTGCACGGCCTGACCCACCGGCACCTGTGGCTGCAGGGGCCCAGGGAGACGCAGCGGCAGCTGCAGGAGGCGAAGGCCATCATCGAGGCGGTGACGGGACGCGTGCCCCGCTTCTACCGGCCACCGTGGGGCCACTTCAACCTCGCGGTCGTGCCCGTGGCCCGGCTGCTGGGGTTGCGGGTCGTCGTGTGGTCGGCGGCCCCGCCCGACTACCGGCCGCCCCTGGTGGCGCAAGAGCTGCAGCGGCACATGGAGCGGGCGCTTCGTCCCGGAGCCATCGTCGACCTTCACGACGGCGGGCCGCCCGGCCGGTCCCGTGCCCTGGTGGAGGCGCTCCCGGCGGTGCTGGAAAAGAGCGCAGAGCTGGGCTTGCCATGCGTCTCGCTCGGTGAGATGCTGGACGGCGCCCGCTAA
- a CDS encoding type II toxin-antitoxin system RelE/ParE family toxin has protein sequence MDDLEAIVDYIARDSPDYARRLASRIVTLAEEIASYPGLGRMVPEFGVPSLRERICQGYRVVYRVRDNGSVVEIVRVQHGARLLTDL, from the coding sequence GTGGACGATCTCGAAGCTATCGTCGATTACATAGCACGAGACTCACCAGACTACGCCCGTCGACTGGCCAGCCGCATCGTAACGCTGGCCGAGGAGATAGCGTCATATCCTGGCCTGGGTCGCATGGTGCCCGAATTCGGGGTGCCCTCGCTACGGGAACGCATCTGCCAGGGATACCGCGTGGTTTACCGGGTTCGGGACAATGGGTCGGTCGTCGAAATCGTGCGGGTGCAGCACGGCGCCAGGCTGCTTACTGACCTATAG
- a CDS encoding phosphoheptose isomerase family protein, whose translation MFLQSEELRYAMQSLCRRPVEMWPSLDFRAYAAHLVGEQWLLFAFSQSGETRETVEAPQAACGRFNEADDAQAALATWSSRRRTRTNCWRPCCGSACSTS comes from the coding sequence GTGTTCCTGCAGTCCGAGGAGCTTCGCTATGCCATGCAGAGCCTGTGCCGGCGGCCCGTGGAGATGTGGCCCTCGCTGGACTTCCGGGCGTACGCCGCACACCTGGTCGGTGAGCAGTGGCTCTTGTTCGCCTTCTCCCAGTCGGGGGAGACCCGGGAAACCGTGGAGGCCCCGCAGGCGGCGTGCGGCCGCTTCAACGAGGCCGACGACGCGCAGGCTGCCTTGGCGACCTGGAGTTCGAGGCGCCGCACGCGAACGAATTGCTGGCGTCCGTGTTGTGGCTCAGCCTGTTCCACCTCTTGA
- a CDS encoding MGDG synthase family glycosyltransferase: MDSAPVDPGDRIQRTLARIRVALPGRPSTLWRRRLATLRRLSARYRLRPAPVWRHVEPLDVLVLAATYGNGHLQAGRAVMQALVALRPELRTGMLDFFDLINPVFNAATRFAYIYSVRRAPTLWREFYERTARIRPESFLQQRLFRLGSDKVKRLIVQSGARVVLSTHPTPGGVVAQLAADGELPFPVLSATVITDYVLHSQWVHPATGLYLAPCEEVARELIARGIDASRVVVTGIPIRPAFASPPGREDARRRWHLEDDRPTVLILTGAYGMMRGAVEACRYVADLPRPLRLLVVAGRDRQLARTLRAELRGARNPVRILGYVDRIVELMVASDLVVTKAGGLTVSEGLALGVPMVIYAPIPGQEEGNAAFLRRHRAGEIALDPADLAGVVSTLLERPDRRAAMAAAAAALGRPLAAQAAAKLLLERAGL, encoded by the coding sequence ATGGACAGCGCCCCCGTCGACCCAGGGGACCGCATCCAGCGAACGCTAGCCCGCATCCGGGTGGCGTTGCCCGGGCGGCCGTCCACGCTATGGAGGCGCCGGCTCGCAACCTTGCGCCGGCTGTCTGCGCGTTACCGTCTCCGGCCGGCGCCGGTATGGCGGCACGTGGAGCCCCTCGACGTGCTGGTGCTGGCGGCTACGTACGGCAACGGCCACCTCCAGGCCGGCAGAGCGGTCATGCAGGCCCTGGTGGCACTGCGCCCGGAGCTACGCACCGGCATGCTGGACTTCTTCGACCTGATCAACCCCGTCTTCAACGCCGCCACGCGCTTCGCGTACATCTACTCGGTGCGCCGTGCCCCCACGCTGTGGCGGGAGTTCTACGAGCGCACCGCTCGCATCCGGCCCGAGTCGTTCTTGCAGCAGCGGCTCTTCCGGCTGGGTTCCGACAAGGTGAAGCGGCTCATCGTGCAGTCGGGGGCGCGGGTCGTGCTCTCGACCCACCCCACTCCGGGTGGGGTGGTGGCCCAGCTCGCGGCGGACGGCGAGCTGCCGTTCCCGGTGTTGTCTGCGACCGTGATCACCGACTACGTCCTGCACAGCCAGTGGGTGCACCCTGCGACCGGGCTTTACCTGGCGCCCTGCGAGGAGGTGGCACGGGAGCTCATCGCAAGGGGCATCGACGCAAGCCGGGTGGTGGTGACGGGCATTCCCATCCGTCCGGCTTTCGCCAGCCCTCCCGGCCGCGAAGATGCCCGCCGGCGCTGGCACCTCGAGGACGACCGCCCGACCGTGCTCATCCTGACGGGCGCCTACGGGATGATGCGGGGGGCGGTGGAGGCGTGCCGCTACGTCGCCGACCTGCCGCGGCCCTTGCGGCTGCTGGTGGTGGCGGGGCGGGACCGGCAGCTGGCCCGCACCCTTCGCGCGGAGCTCAGGGGGGCGCGTAACCCCGTCCGCATCCTGGGATACGTCGACCGCATCGTCGAGCTGATGGTGGCCTCGGACCTGGTCGTCACCAAGGCGGGAGGTCTCACGGTCTCCGAGGGGCTGGCGCTCGGAGTGCCCATGGTGATCTACGCGCCGATCCCCGGCCAGGAGGAGGGCAACGCCGCCTTCCTGCGTCGCCACCGCGCGGGCGAAATCGCCCTCGACCCGGCCGACCTGGCCGGCGTGGTCTCGACGCTGCTCGAGCGGCCGGATCGAAGGGCGGCCATGGCGGCTGCGGCCGCTGCTCTGGGACGTCCTCTCGCGGCCCAGGCCGCCGCGAAGCTCCTGCTGGAGCGAGCCGGGCTGTGA
- a CDS encoding PaaI family thioesterase, with protein sequence MASITLWSSSCYVCGRENPRGLRATVVEESPWAYVHVVPPPELAGLPGVLHGGIVTACLDEAMWYAVHIHGTASVTARIDVRFVRPAAPGVPLLAVALATPQREGSGLSRRTSWAVARLVDEQGRLIASAAARFVPVEVPAQWHRFIFREVAAPGLVERLKGWPGAQSLCRRLEAAAAQKERETS encoded by the coding sequence ATGGCAAGCATCACGCTCTGGAGCTCCAGCTGTTACGTCTGCGGGCGGGAAAACCCCCGAGGCCTGCGAGCCACCGTGGTCGAGGAGAGTCCCTGGGCTTACGTCCATGTCGTCCCGCCGCCGGAGCTGGCAGGGTTACCCGGAGTGCTCCACGGGGGCATCGTGACCGCCTGCCTGGACGAGGCCATGTGGTATGCCGTGCACATCCACGGGACGGCCTCGGTCACGGCGAGGATCGACGTGCGGTTCGTGCGACCCGCGGCGCCGGGGGTCCCGTTGCTGGCCGTGGCTCTGGCGACGCCGCAAAGGGAGGGATCGGGCCTTTCCCGGCGAACCTCGTGGGCCGTGGCCAGGCTGGTGGACGAGCAGGGCCGGTTGATCGCCTCGGCCGCCGCTCGCTTCGTCCCGGTGGAAGTGCCGGCGCAGTGGCACCGCTTCATCTTCCGGGAGGTTGCGGCGCCGGGCCTGGTCGAGCGCTTGAAGGGGTGGCCGGGGGCACAGAGCCTGTGCAGGCGCCTCGAAGCTGCGGCCGCACAGAAGGAGAGGGAGACGTCTTGA
- a CDS encoding GldG family protein: MEETAQQPKPLSDARPVRAGRAFRMARGLNAALFTLFVVGAVVLVNVVAARFSLRADLSADKRFQLAPQTKEALARLTDPVDIYAFVVEGSSDADRLTDLLREYRLQSSRVKVHIVDPEKEPSTAQAYGVRATGTVVVKMGNNQRKVEFYNLFTPSPDGGMEFRGEQAITRAILELSGYGGTTVYFLEGHGEGSPLDDFSELRSYLEGEGYTVKTLNLALENKVPDDARVVVIGGPRSDLVAQERQLLEQYLTRGGRLAVWLDPLPPGRSLPEIGKLLATLHVSIVPGVVVDPGRALFGDALSPVPELRWHDITSPLIQADAGVVLPGTVAVKPAAGQSSPASTAAPGGSPEVVPLLVTTDRSWAESTPTGQQWRRDPGDVPGPLDVAVAVQREEKVAPASAKAPSAAATASAATPSPEAESTTTQPVAVVVGSSHFARNASFSFQGNRDFAANVVTWLAGQKELVTIRPSTTPTPRVLMTERQAVSIFYGTTLGLPLAVLAAGIAVWWRRRGL, encoded by the coding sequence ATGGAGGAGACGGCCCAGCAGCCAAAGCCACTCAGCGACGCCCGGCCGGTCCGGGCGGGGCGGGCCTTTCGGATGGCCAGAGGCCTCAACGCCGCGCTGTTCACGCTCTTCGTCGTGGGCGCGGTCGTCCTGGTCAACGTGGTCGCCGCGCGGTTCTCGTTGAGGGCGGACCTCTCGGCGGACAAGCGGTTCCAGCTGGCGCCCCAGACCAAAGAGGCGCTGGCGAGGCTGACCGACCCCGTGGACATCTACGCGTTCGTCGTCGAGGGCTCGTCGGACGCGGATCGGCTGACCGACCTGCTGCGAGAGTACCGGCTGCAGTCTTCGCGGGTGAAGGTCCACATCGTGGACCCCGAAAAGGAACCGTCGACGGCCCAGGCCTACGGCGTTCGGGCCACGGGCACGGTCGTGGTCAAAATGGGTAACAACCAGCGCAAGGTGGAGTTTTACAACCTCTTTACCCCGTCCCCGGACGGCGGGATGGAGTTTCGCGGGGAGCAGGCGATCACCCGGGCCATTCTCGAGCTCAGTGGCTACGGGGGCACGACGGTCTACTTCCTGGAGGGCCACGGAGAGGGCAGCCCTCTGGATGACTTCTCCGAGCTTCGCTCTTACCTCGAGGGCGAAGGGTACACGGTCAAGACCCTCAACCTCGCGCTGGAAAACAAGGTGCCCGACGACGCCCGGGTCGTGGTCATCGGCGGCCCCCGATCGGACCTCGTCGCGCAGGAGCGGCAGCTCCTCGAACAGTACCTCACCCGGGGCGGCCGGCTGGCCGTCTGGCTCGACCCGTTGCCGCCCGGCCGGAGCCTCCCCGAGATCGGCAAGCTCCTCGCCACCCTCCACGTGTCGATCGTGCCGGGGGTGGTCGTCGACCCAGGGCGGGCCTTGTTCGGCGATGCCCTCAGCCCCGTACCGGAGCTCCGCTGGCATGACATCACGAGCCCCCTGATCCAGGCCGACGCCGGCGTCGTGCTGCCCGGCACCGTGGCGGTCAAGCCGGCCGCCGGGCAGTCCAGCCCGGCGTCGACGGCCGCGCCGGGGGGCAGCCCTGAGGTGGTGCCGCTGCTCGTCACGACCGACCGGTCGTGGGCGGAGAGCACGCCGACCGGGCAGCAATGGCGGCGGGACCCGGGTGACGTGCCCGGCCCCCTGGACGTCGCGGTGGCCGTTCAGCGGGAGGAGAAGGTGGCTCCTGCGTCGGCGAAGGCGCCATCTGCGGCAGCAACGGCTTCGGCAGCAACCCCCTCGCCGGAGGCCGAGTCGACCACCACCCAGCCGGTGGCGGTGGTGGTCGGTAGCTCGCACTTCGCCCGCAACGCCTCCTTCAGCTTCCAGGGCAACCGGGACTTTGCCGCCAACGTGGTGACGTGGCTGGCAGGCCAGAAGGAGCTCGTGACCATCCGGCCGAGCACGACGCCCACTCCCAGGGTGCTCATGACCGAACGCCAGGCCGTCTCGATCTTCTACGGCACGACGCTCGGGCTCCCCCTGGCCGTCCTGGCCGCGGGGATCGCCGTCTGGTGGCGGAGGCGAGGGCTGTGA